One genomic segment of Sorex araneus isolate mSorAra2 chromosome X, mSorAra2.pri, whole genome shotgun sequence includes these proteins:
- the CXHXorf65 gene encoding uncharacterized protein CXorf65 homolog: MFIYIKHADNEQFLVNINCTILQLLLYTRKKVGLTKTDIIDLCEETGTMKLFFLMKTPGEYATKFLTPRNTYFVCKIERGAPGTRLAYSYRAFVPLLKNPEPELLDSLRAQCEILERSRVKMLKVQEAKKVTPMGSSLKRPSKPGRPDEDGSTRRGPLYKTRADFYRRDRHR, from the exons ATGTTCATCTATATCAAGCATGCAG ATAATGAACAGTTTCTGGTCaatatcaattgcactattcTCCAGTTACTGCTGTACACCAGGAAAAAAGTGGGGTTAACCAAAACAG ACATCATTGATTTGTGTGAAGAAACTGGAACCATGAAGTTGTTTTTCCTGATGAAGACCCCAGGAGAATACGCCACCAAATTCCTAACACCTCGAAACACTTACTTTGTTTGTAAAATTGAGCGTGGAGCACCAG GGACCAGACTTGCTTACTCCTACAGAGCTTTTGTGCCTCTTCTGAAGAACCCAGAACCTGAGCTGTTAG ACTCCTTGCGCGCGCAATGTGAAATCCTGGAAAGAAGCCGGGTGAAGATGCTGAAAGTCCAAGAGGCCAAAAAGGTCACACCTATGGGATCCTCTTTGAAACGTCCA TCAAAACCAGGACGACCAGATGAAGACGGGAGCACAAGAAGGGGCCCACTGTACAAAACCAGAGCAGACTTTTACCGGAGGGATAGACATCGCTGA
- the IL2RG gene encoding cytokine receptor common subunit gamma, with protein MLKSSLPLSSLLFLQLLLLGVGLSTKDTPSSGNEDIIADYFLTAPPPAGTLSVSTLPLPEVQCFVFNREYMNCTWNSSSETQPTNLTLHYGFNKLQECGHYLFSGEITSGCWFPQNKIQAYFYSTFVVQLQDASEPRRQATKKLKLQNLVIPWAPENLTLRNLSEFQLELTWNSSLPNNCLEYRVQYRSNLDHSWTEQSVGQRNRLSLPSVDGQKLYTFRVQSRYNPLCGSSQLWSEWSHPIKWGSNNLKTGSGTETSALQHTQVDNFSLFMWETVIIPLGSMALIIGLICIYCCLKRAMPRIPTLKNLEDLVTEYHGNFSAWSGVSKGLAESLQPDYSERLCHVSEIPPKGGALVEVPGGSPCTQHGPYWPPM; from the exons ATGTTGAAGTCATCACTGCCACTCAGCTCTCTCTTATTCCTGCAACTGcttctgctgggggtggggctgagcaCCAAGGACACCCCATCCAGTGGGAATGAAGACATCATAGCTG ATTACTTCCTGACGGCTCCACCACCCGCTGGCACCCTCAGTGTCTCCACCCTACCCCTCCCAGAGGTTCAGTGTTTTGTGTTCAATCGTGAGTACATGAATTGCACATGGAACAGCAGCTCTGAGACCCAGCCTACCAACCTGACTCTGCACTACGG GTTTAATAAACTCCAGGAATGCGGTCATTACCTGTTCTCTGGAGAGATCACTTCGGGCTGCTGGTTTCCCCAAAACAAGATCCAAGCCTACTTCTACTCCACATTTGTTGTGCAGCTCCAGGATGCCTCAGAACCGAGGAGGCAGGCCACAAAGAAGCTGAAACTGCAGAATCTGG TGATCCCCTGGGCTCCAGAGAATCTAACACTTCGCAACCTAAGTGAATTCCAGCTAGAATTGACCTGGAATAGCAGCTTGCCGAATAACTGTTTGGAGTACCGAGTACAGTACCGAAGTAATCTGGACCACAGCTGGACG GAACAATCAGTGGGCCAAAGAAATAGACTCTCTCTGCCTAGTGTGGATGGGCAGAAACTCTACACATTCCGTGTTCAGAGCCGCTATAACCCTCTCTGCGGAAGCTCTCAGCTTTGGAGTGAATGGAGTCATCCAATCAAGTGGGGAAGCAATAATTTAAAGA cagggtCAGGAACCGAAACCAGTGCCTTACAACACACACAAG tAGATAACTTTTCATTGTTTATGTGGGAGACTGTGATTATCCCCCTTGGCTCCATGGCTTTGATTATTGGCCTCATCTGCATATATTGCTGTCTGAAAAG GGCCATGCCCCGAATTCCTACCCTCAAGAACCTGGAGGATCTGGTTACCGAATACCATGGGAACTTTTCG GCCTGGAGCGGCGTGTCTAAGGGATTGGCAGAGAGTCTGCAGCCAGACTACAGCGAACGGCTCTGCCACGTCAGTGAGATTCCCCCAAAAGGAGGGGCCCTGGTGGAGGTGCCTGGAGGCTCCCCTTGCACCCAACACGGTCCCTACTGGCCCCCCATGTGA
- the FOXO4 gene encoding forkhead box protein O4 → MDPGNENSATGAAAIIDLDSDFEPQSRPRSCTWPLPRPELAPEPSGPPEVEPGLGEKVHPEGRAEPILLPSRLPEPAGGPQTGILGAVTGPRKGGSRRNAWGNQSYAELISQAIESAPEKRLTLAQIYEWMVRTVPYFKDKGDSNSSAGWKNSIRHNLSLHSKFIKVHNEATGKSSWWMLNPEGGKSGKAPRRRAASMDNSSKLLRGGRSKAPKKKPAVLPTPPDGATPTSPVGHFAKWAGSPCSRNREEADVWTAFRPRSSSNASTVSTRLSPMRPESEVLAEEEMSASVSSYPGGVPPTLSEDLELLDGLNLTSPHSLLSQSSLSGFSLQHAGVAGPLHTYSTSLFSPAEGPLGAAEGCFSSTQSLETLLAADKPPPPADVLMTQVDPILSQAPTLLLLGGIPSSSKLVAGVGLGPKPLEAPGPSSLVPSLSLVAPPPVMGVAPPIPKALVAPMLIPPAEAPSQDRMPQDLDLDMYMENLECDMDNIISDLMDGDEGLDFNFEPDP, encoded by the exons ATGGATCCAGGGAATGAGAATTCAGCCACAGGGGCTGCTGCGATCATAGACCTCGATTCTGACTTCGAACCCCAGAGCCGTCCCCGCTCCTGCACCTGGCCCCTTCCCCGGCCAGAGCTCGCTCCAGAGCCGTCGGGGCCACCCGAGGTGGAGCCTGGTCTGGGCGAGAAGGTACACCCGGAGGGGCGTGCAGAGCCGATCCTGTTGCCCTCCCGGCTCCCAGAGCCGGCAGGGGGCCCCCAGACCGGGATCCTGGGGGCTGTAACAGGTCCTCGGAAGGGAGGCTCCCGCCGGAATGCCTGGGGAAATCAGTCATACGCAGAACTCATCAGCCAGGCCATTGAAAGCGCCCCGGAGAAGCGGCTGACACTCGCCCAGATCTATGAGTGGATGGTCCGCACAGTGCCCTACTTCAAGGACAAGGGTGACAGCAACAGCTCGGCAGGATGGAAG aactcGATCCGCCACAACCTGTCCCTGCACAGCAAGTTCATCAAGGTTCACAATGAAGCCACCGGCAAGAGCTCCTGGTGGATGCTGAACCCTGAGGGAGGCAAGAGCGGCAAGGCACCCCGCCGCCGGGCAGCCTCCATGGATAACAGCAGCAAGCTGCTCCGGGGGGGGCGCAGCAAGGCCCCCAAGAAGAAGCCAGCCGTGCTGCCCACTCCACCTGACGGCGCCACGCCAACCAGCCCAGTGGGCCACTTCGCCAAGTGGGCAGGCAGCCCGTGCTCCCGAAACCGCGAGGAAGCCGATGTGTGGACCGCCTTCCGTCCACGAAGCAGTTCCAATGCCAGCACCGTCAGCACTCGGCTCTCCCCCATGAGGCCCGAGTCTGAGGTGCTGGCGGAGGAGGAAATGTCCGCCTCAGTCAGCAGCTACCCAGGGGGGGTCCCCCCCACCCTGAGTGAAGATCTGGAGCTGTTAGATGGGCTCAATCTCAcatccccccactccctgctTTCTCAGAGcagtctctctggcttctctctgcaGCACGCAGGGGTGGCGGGCCCTTTACACACCTACAGCACCTCCCTCTTCAGCCCAGCAGAGGGGCCCCTGGGTGCAGCAGAAGGGTGTTTCTCGAGCACTCAGTCTCTGGAGACCCTGCTCGCTGCCGATAAGCCGCCCCCTCCTGCTGATGTCCTGATGACGCAGGTGGATCCCATTCTGTCCCAGGCGCCGACACTTCTGTTGCTGGGGGGGATTCCTTCGTCCAGCAAGCTGGTTGCTGGCGTCGGCCTCGGCCCCAAGCCCCTcgaggccccgggccccagcagTCTGGTCCCCAGCCTTTCTCTCGTAGCGCCCCCTCCCGTGATGGGGGTTGCTCCTCCCATCCCTAAGGCCCTGGTAGCGCCTATGCTCATCCCTCCCGCTGAAGCTCCAAGCCAAGATCGAATGCCTCAGGATCTGGATCTCGACATGTACATGGAGAACCTGGAGTGCGACATGGATAACATCATCAGCGATCTCATGGATGGCGACGAGGGACTGGACTTCAACTTTGAGCCAG ATCCCTGA